Genomic segment of Candidatus Chlorohelix allophototropha:
TCTTGCAACCACAGCCGGGTGAGCCGCAAATTTATATATTGCAGGTGGATGGTACGAACAGCGGACAATATTACAAAGCAGGGGTTGGTGAACTGGCTTTCTGGAGTAAGTAGTGGCACATATATAGCTTATTGGACTAGAATAGCAAAAATGACTTTAAATTCAAGATTGGCGATAGGAAAATTATGGATTCAGTGCGTATGAACTCGAATAATATAAATCTGGCGATAAATTCTACTCCCAAGCGGGGAGAACCTGTAAACTTGCGCGAGGTAGCGGTGCTATTACATCCCGGCGATGATGTAGCAATCGCTCGCATGACTCTGCTGTCAGGGGCGCTACTGCGCTTACCCGATGATGCGCAAGATGCCGGAAAATTGGTGGAAGTAGTGCAATTAATTCAGCCGGGGCATAAGGTGGCGCTGCGGGATATTGCAGTAGGAAGTCCGGTGCGCCGTTACGGTTCGGTGATCGGCTTTACCACGCAAGCGGTTCAAACTGGGCAGCATGTTCATACCCATAACCTGAGCGTAGGCGCGTTGAACCAGAATTATGAATTTGGAGTAGATTATAGCCAAGTAGAATATGTAGCGCCCGAATTGCGCCGCACCTTCATGGGCTACAAACGTCCCAATGGGAAAGCTGCTACCCGCAATTATATTGCCATTATCGGTACGGTCAATTGTTCAGCCAGCGCCATTCGCCTGATTCAAAATCGTTTTGGAGAAGCAACCTTGCGTGATTTTCCAAATGTGGATGGGGTAATCGGGCTAACTCACAAGAGCGGTTGCGGAATGCGCCTTGGTAGCGATGCGGTTGAACAACTCCAGCGTACTCTGGCGGGTATGGCGGTTAATGCCAATGTGGGCGCATACGTATTGGTTGGTTTGGGCTGCGAAATCAATCAGGTGCGTGACATGATTGAGAGCATGGGTTTGTCGGGCGAAAACGGCAATTACTCAAGCTGGAAAAAGCCGCTTTTCTACACTATTCAGGAGAATCACGGCATCTCTGGGGTAGTGGCTGAGGTTTCACGCATCGTGGGTGATTTATTACCGGAAGTAAACGCTGTCAAGCGTGAGCCGATTCCTGTCTCCGAAATAACGTTGGCGCTACAGTGCGGTGGGAGCGATGGCTGGAGTGGCATCACTGCTAATCCGGCACTTGGCTTTTGCGTGGATGAACTGGTAAGGCAGGGTGGCACGGCGATTCTCAGTGAGACTCCTGAAATTTACGGGGCAGAACATATGCTAATCCGGCGCGCCAAAAGCCGAGAGGTCGGCGAGGCGTTGCTGGAACGCTTCAAGTGGTGGGAACATTACACCTCGATTAATGGAATGGAAATGGATAATAACCCTACGCCCGGTAACAAACTGGGCGGTCTTACTACGATTTATGAAAAATCGTTGGGCGCAATAGCGAAGGGTGGCTCTACCCCACTGAACGCAGTTTATAAATACGCCCATCCTGTCACCGAGCGTGGTCTGGTGATAATGGATACGCCCGGCTATGACCCGGTTTCAGCTACGGGGCAGGTAGCGGGTGGCGCAAACATGATTGCTTTTACCACCGGACGCGGTTCTGTATTTGGCTTCAAGCCCGCGCCTTCCATCAAAGTTTCCACCAATTCAACCCTTTATGAAAATATGCCGGGCGATATTGATGTAGATGCGGGCGTGGTGCTTGATGGGATTAGCACTCAGGAAGTGGGTAGGCGCATTTTTGAAGAGGTCATTGCGGTTGCCAGTGGTAAGCAAAGTAAGAGTGAGGCGCAGGGAATCGGTGAGGAAGAATTTTGTCCCTGGATTCTTGGCGCTACGCTGTAAGGTTGGCATGCGTGGAAACTAATAGTTAGAAATATAAGGTCGGGAAGTCACAAGTTTGCAGTCTTTCCCTTTGAAATGTATAGAACATTTTTACTAAAATTAATGTCAGTTTTGACTAATGCTTGCTATACTATTTATG
This window contains:
- a CDS encoding UxaA family hydrolase, producing MDSVRMNSNNINLAINSTPKRGEPVNLREVAVLLHPGDDVAIARMTLLSGALLRLPDDAQDAGKLVEVVQLIQPGHKVALRDIAVGSPVRRYGSVIGFTTQAVQTGQHVHTHNLSVGALNQNYEFGVDYSQVEYVAPELRRTFMGYKRPNGKAATRNYIAIIGTVNCSASAIRLIQNRFGEATLRDFPNVDGVIGLTHKSGCGMRLGSDAVEQLQRTLAGMAVNANVGAYVLVGLGCEINQVRDMIESMGLSGENGNYSSWKKPLFYTIQENHGISGVVAEVSRIVGDLLPEVNAVKREPIPVSEITLALQCGGSDGWSGITANPALGFCVDELVRQGGTAILSETPEIYGAEHMLIRRAKSREVGEALLERFKWWEHYTSINGMEMDNNPTPGNKLGGLTTIYEKSLGAIAKGGSTPLNAVYKYAHPVTERGLVIMDTPGYDPVSATGQVAGGANMIAFTTGRGSVFGFKPAPSIKVSTNSTLYENMPGDIDVDAGVVLDGISTQEVGRRIFEEVIAVASGKQSKSEAQGIGEEEFCPWILGATL